The sequence TTGAATCTCCATGCAACCTTTTTAATTTAACACCGgaattctctttttttttttttttttttttttaatcttttttgtttttctttaaattataaaaatacaaaattgacATTTCTATAAAAATTTCTGATGGTCCTCTATTTGGCATTAAACAGATAGGAAATTGAAggggaagaaaaaaagaaaagaaaaagaaaaaaaagaaaagaaggaggagaaggagaaggagaaggagaaggagaaggagaagaagaagaagaagaaacccaGGAGAGAGTCATGGTTTCGACGAGAAGAAGTGGATCTCTCTCTGGTAGCAATAGCAAAAGATCTTCATCTTCGGAGGATAATAAGCCAGCATCACCGAAGCGTCAAAaggttgttgttgttgttgttgttgttgttgttgttgttgttgatgatgatgatgatgacgaTGACGATGTTATTCTTGTTGTTATGTGATGAGTAGAATCTAAGTATTGTGTTTTGCCGGTATTGAGTTTGTGGGAATGTTTATTGAAGCTTGTTGGGAGGTTTTTGGTTGTCTGATTTGTTAAGGGATTTTCGGTTTCAGGTGGAAAATGGGTGTGGTTCAGAGAAATCGATGCCGGCGGCGGAGAATTCTAAGGAATTATGTACACCGCCGACTGTGGATCCCGGTGAGCATGGACCTGGTGGTGGTCCGATCGCTGGAGTTGATGTGGGAGAAGGTGTTAGCTCTTTGAAGGAGGATGCTGCACCAGCGGCTGTTGCTGTTAACACTCCTACCGCCGAGGGTAGGTGGTTCGTAGTCCCAAGTTTAATGGacataattttttgttttaattgattaaaaatttgaaattaagaaTGTGGAGTAAAGGGTGAGTTTTGGCGTCTGGGTTTGATTTGGGTTTTTGTTTCAAATGTTGAAGGAACTTCGCTGGTGGGGGATAAGCCGAGGAGTTCATTTTCGTCATGGAGTCACTATGCTGCGAAGCAGAATCCGAATTTTGAAACGACAACTCCTTGGTGTAGGCTTCTCTCACAGTTCGGTCAGGTAATTCAGCGCTTATTCAAGAAATTGGAACGTGTTTTTGTTTTCTACATATGGGGTTTTTACCAATTATAGATCCAACTCAAATTAAGTTCCCACCCGTTCTACAAATTTGTTGTATGTCATTTCTAGTATTCTTTGGACTCCATCTATGGGATTTTGAGCAATGTTTTGAACGCAGAACTCCAATGTTGATATTTTCTCGTCAAATTTTACGATTGGTTCTAGTAGAGGTTGCAACTTTCCCTTGAAGGATCACACAATTAGTGGGACACTTTGTAAGATCAAGCACACTCAGGTAACTTCGAAGTGCACCTTTTTAAACATCCATTTAGCTTATAAAATTGTACGACGGTGTTTCAATTAACTTAAATAGAGCATTCTCAATTACTTTGGCATATTCTTACTGCAAGTTTTTTAGTATGCATTTAAGAACTGTGAAGTATTAATTGGACTTTTACTCTGGGGTGAACAGCGTGAGGGTAGTGCTGTAGCTGTGCTTGAAAGTACGGGAGGCAAGGGATCAGTGATGGTGAATGGGTTGGCTGTCAAGAAAAGCACCAACTGTGTGCTAAATTCTGGTGACGAGGTGGTCTTCGGTGCTTTGGGGAACCATGCTTATGTATCCTTTAGTTACCAAatccctcattttttctttctttctttctttcttttttttttcttttttttttttttgttgtataAACTGTTTATCTGTTGTCGTCCTCCCTCTAACCATTTCCTGCCTGTTACCTTTCAATGAATGTGACATTTTTCTTGATTTATACCAACATAGATATTTCAGCAACTTATGAATGAGGTTTCAGTTAAAGGTTTAGATGTTCAGAGTGGTGTTGGAAAATTCTTGCAGCTCGGAAAGAGGACTGGTGATCCTTCTGCTGTGGCTGGGGCCTCGATCTTGGCATCTCTTTCAAGCCTCAGACAGGATATATCACGTTGGAAGCCTCCTTCTCAGACCAGCAGTAAAACACACCAAGGTGCTGAACTTCCTTCTAAATCTGTTGTTCATGATGCAATGGAACTTGAAATTGATGCTCTTGAAGCCAACTCAAATCCAGAAGTACGAAATGATAAAGCTGTAGACTCAAGCACAACTAACAGGAATCTTCATCCCGGCTCCAATCCAGACGCTGTCATAGAGGCAGGCAATGTAAAACTCTCTGGGGTGAATGATTTGATAGGGCCTTTGTTCAGGATGTTAGCTCAGTCAACTAGTTGTAAACTGAAATTGAGCAAAAGTATCTGTAAACAGGTAATGGAAGAAAGAAACCAGTGGATTGGGGAGTTGCAGCCAGCATCAACTTCGGGAATGTCTTTGCGGTGTGCAGCGTTTAAAGAAGATGTTCATGCGGGCATTGTTGATGGAAGAGACTTGGAAGTTTCATTTGACAACTTTCCATACTATTTGAGGTACACATCCCGTAAATACATGTTGTCTTCATACGTGGTTTTAATTGTTGTGTGATTAAGTAACCATTTTATGTTAACTTTCATAATTTTTCTTTGGCAAAATGTGTCTACAACGTTCATTACATTTACATGTTTGCATgcattattaatttatttattaccCCCAACAGACTGCATAGGCACGTGCATGAGTGTCACTATTGGTATGTGTATTCCATTGTTTTGGTCAAAATAGCTGGATGTGCTTCATAGCTGAGTTTCATAACGAAGTGTCTTGTAAATTCAAAGGGGGTCAGACTAGGTGGATTGGCAAACTGTGTAAATTATGTTCTGTTGCTTGTCCTTGGGATAACTGAGAGGGATATGAGTTAGGCCTAACATATCTGGGTTGGAAACTACTCAAAGCACCTACTTTGCAATGACCTCTTACCACTCTCACAAATTTGCTTAATGTATTTAAGCTTGTGAATCAGGCCATAGTTCAAAATAGTAAAAGTTGGATCATGGTTTTTCTGAGGTTCTATTGATCTAAAGAATTAGTAATACAAGATGCACTAAAAAGAGGTTGTAAGGGAGAATGATGCTCATGAACAGTGAAAATATGTGATGCATTATTGAACTTTCATCTGCAACTAAAGCACCAACTGGTGTAAATGCTTTCAACATCGAACTAACTGAAGATATTGATGTAACTGAACCGAAATAATCCCAATTGGGCTTTCTACCATCTCCATATGAAATCTGTATGAGATTTTGATGACTTTGTTTGCTCCATGCAGTGAGAATACAAAGAATGTGCTTATTGCGGCTTCTTTCATACACTTGAAGTATAAAGATCATTCAAAGTATACCTCAGAACTAAATACAGTGAATCCGCGAATTCTACTTTCTGGTCCTGCTGGTTagtctctctctttctcttcctcttgTTTGCAAAGGTTAGAGAATTCATTGTCAACATTCCTAACAATATTTCAATTCCATTTATTTGGAAAATATTGCTGCAGGTTCAGAGATCTATCAAGAGATGCTAGCGAAGGCACTTGCCAACTACTATGGTGCTAAGCTTCTCATATTTGATAGCCACTCATTTTTGGGTGTAAGATTGTCATCACTTTTTTGGTTTTGACATCCTAGTCAAGCTTTCTCTGAATGTTCAGTTCACTATTTGATGGCTTTCTTGTGCTTAGTATTTGACACTATGCCTGTAGTCTTGTTCCGTGAAGCAGATATCATCCTTTGGCCTTCATcctttatttgtttgtttgacCCTTTCTCTTTGTTAGAGGTGTTGAGGACTTGCTCCAATGTGTTGCAGGGTTTATCATCAAAGGAAGCAGAGCTGCTGAAGGATGGAACTAATGCTGCAAAGTCTTGTAGCTGTTCTAAACAGAGTACGGTATCTACTGAGACCACCAAGAACACAGATCAAGTGACTGGTGAAGAAGATACACCAAGCTCTTCAAATGCTACTTTGTTCACCCCCGATTCTCAACCTAAGATGGAGATGGACTCAATACCATCATCCTCTGGGACAGcaaagaataattttttaaaaattggtaTAGGATTAAAATtgtctatatatatcttgtttTTCTGTTTTAGCATGTTGTTGGATTCCTTGATTTAGTCATCAGAAATTTACCCAAGTACGAAATTTTCAGGTGATAGAGTAAGATTTATAGGTTCACCTTCTGGGGGGATTTATCCTACAACATCTCCTTCAAGGTACAATACTTATGTTCTCtgtttctcttttgtttttcttgtggGTTTTGACTAAGATTTATGTACCTACCGTTTAACTTTTTCTTTGTTAGCAAATACTTGGAACTGTTATTTCTCTATTTCTGTTTAAATATTAACAAACATAGCTATGCATATAGATGAAATATGCAGAATGTTTTTAGTCGTTTGCTTACTTAATATACGTATTGATGTGCTAACACAGGCTCACTGTATACTTTCCTAATTTATGGTTGAGAATTAAAAAGCGAGTTTACATAATCGTTGACTACTTTAGTGCTTACAGAGATGGTCTAAACTTTCTTATTACTTTACCTTTCATCCATCAAGCTTTTATGTGCACAATCATTTTAGAAGTCTTACTGGGTTGGCATTAGTTTTCAAACTTTTCATGGAGGTTCTGTCTACAGCTTGATCATCCTCAGGGTTCTGTTTGAGTTAGGGTTTCTTTCCCTCAAGAAGATGGGAAACTGTCTTGCATCTGTATGAGGAGGAATTGGGaacaaaatatttaagaaatataTGGCTAAAAGATTTGGCTCTTTGGTCGAATGGTTATCATGCTTCCTCCAGAGTATTATGATGTTTTGTGGCACAATGTTATAATGAGTAAATGCAACATCATCTTGCTGAGTGGGGCTTAGCTCTTATGGTTAAGGGCTCCCTTCAGATTTTAGTGAATGCAATTGCGTTGATCTGTTTTTTCAAACTCAACCCTTACCCTTTGGCTGTGTTCCTCTTTTCGGATTGGAATATATTTGTCTGTTTCCTATATAGAATAAGGTTTTGAAGTTATCTATTAATCATGAGTCACCCCTATGTTTTAAATTTCCCTTCATACAACTCAAGTTTATGAAACTGTTGTTCGGAGAACTTTTTGTGTCTTTTTTACCTCTCTTTTTTACAGATTTCATTTTCTTCTGGGTTTAATCACACTTATATTTAGAACTTTGATTCGTTCTCATGTAGATTATTTTTGTCCTAGTTGAGTCCCTGCGTCAtgtttcccttctctttttagCTGATCTTGACGATTAACACCACTAAGAAGTTTAACTTTTTCCTTTGGGTGTTTATGAAGAGCTTTGTAAAAGTAATAGGCAGGCTACAAAAcgtgtgttttttttaattacttccTATCAAAGTTATTTTAATTACTGGAGTTTTCGTTgcagttttctttttgtttttattaaccCCCTCATAGCAAGGTTCCTTTTTCATCTTGCCCTTTTATGTGTTCCTCTCTATGAAAGTTAGGTTTCttattaaaagaattgagaGGGAAGCTAAAATTTTTCAGTTCAGTTCTCCACTACGCAGGCTTGGCACAAAAGGAATAGAAAGATCTTCTAAGGGATAGATAGGAATTCTATGGCTGCTGGGAAATTATTACTTATTTTACTTCTCCTTGATATATGACTTGCATAACTTACAGTTTATGTGCTATCTTCTATTCTAACCAATTGGGTAGTTTTCTAGAATCTGGTTCTGTTTGTCGGGGAGGATACCATCCTTCATTCTTTTGTGACTTTCATATTTAATGATTGTTGTTTAGTATGaaaaactatattttgttgGAGTCTGGGGTTTACATTTTGGGTTGAAGTACATATTTGGAATAGATGCCACCCTGCCCTTGTAGTGAGGGTATACAATGTTAGTCTTTGATCCGTTGCTATATCCTTTTCAAATAGTCTAGGTAAAACTATCTGTAAACACTGTATAAGCATGGACTCATACataattttagttttatgtAATCAAACCTTATATCTTTTACtctttctcaatgaaagctGTTTGgttcataaaataaaaaaacaattaaaccTTATTAATTTTTAATGCGGGAGTTACATAGGCACGTTTTGACTTTTGGTTATATAGTTATATGCATGATGTACATTATACAAGACAACAAAAatcattttttactttttcttgaGTTGTACTGTTCTCTTCTTATCTTTGGCACGGTGAGAACTTATTTGGTTGTTTTGCCATAAATgatttttgttctttctttgcAGGGGCCCACCCAATGGAACTCGCGGAAAGGTTGTACTAACTTTTGACAACAACTCTTCGTCAAAAATTGGTGTTAAGTTTGATAAACTTATACCTGATGGAGTTGATCTCGGGGGATATTGTGAAGGAGGCTATGGATATTTCTGTAATGGTATTATTTCTCTACCATACAAATTCAGTAAATTTGGTTGCACAAAAATCACGTCTTTTTCATGTAATTTCCTGAACATGCCTGTTGAAATAATTCAGTGAAATTTTTCTATGTGTTTAAACAATGATGCTAACCCTTACCTTATTATACCGGGATTGAATTATCTGTCAATCTCGTTCCTTTGTTAATGTTGTCTGGGGGAAAATGTTGTGACATTGGTTTGGAGGACCCTGGCTTCAAAATAATATTCTGTAGTTTCAAATTTCAACGTTCTCTTCTACTTTTCTTGTGAATGACATTATAACTTCTTGATCTCTTTTCTTTGAACTTTGTTTCCATAAgcatttttcttaattattaatttagaatattctattacttttacttttatataaTAACTACAACAATATAAAAGTCAATGAGTCAGCTTCTCTCTTTATGTGCATAGAGCCAATCCTATTCCTTAGCTTGAGCCTTGAGGATTATTTTGCTGTGTTTCTTGATCTTTCTAGTGTTTTTACTTGCAAGCCTCTGTCTAATGGACAGTTTCTTTTCTCCGGAGCACCTTTCTTTTGTCCTTGGCCTTAATTGATCTATCATGTTGTGTGCCTTAAAAGAGTTAAAGTATATGCTATGTCTTCTCTTGTACTTCCAAGGTGTTGCTTCAAACTAGGTAGATATTTAACATTTTTCCAAAGcacccaaatgttgtagggtcagACAGGTTGTCTTGAGATTAACCGAGGTGTGTGTAAGTTGGTCCGAACACTCACAGATATcgatttaaatttatttaattgttaatCAAAGTTGAGTATTTGCATTATGATTTAGGAAGCTGCTTTGACCCTTTGTCTGTTATCTTAATGAGAGctgatttttttataaaaaaaactttGCTAACCCTCATTATTAGTCACATGTAAGTTTTGCTTGAATATCTTTCCTCCAAGTTTTATctaatttgttgttttgtttAGACACTGTTCATGAAGCCTATTTCAAACAAGGTACTGAGTTACAGATTTTCCTCTTGGCTGAGAGtgacaaatatattttttttctccttagCAACCGATCTTCGTTTGGAGAACTCTGGCGTGGAAGAATTGGATAAGATACTTATTGACATTTTATTTGAGGTAGAATTTTCATGTTTACACATGtggtttttattattttatttagaataataaaattattttcttcACAATTTGTGGTTTATTATCTCATTAGTCTTTTTGACTTGTCTAATCAGGCAGTATTTAGTGAAAGCAGAAATTGTCCTTTCATTTTGTTTATGAAAGATGCCGAGAAGTCTCTTGTTGGAAATTTAGACTCCTATTCAACTTTTAAAAGTAGATTGGAGAAGCTTCCCGACAATGTTATAGTAATTGGCTCTCATACTCATACTGACAACCGCAAGGAGAAGGTGATTCTTATCTAATGTTACTATTAAACCACCAATTTACCCAAAAACTTAAGCTAGTGGTTGAAAGCAAATTTAATTATGTCACTAACATTCCCTCTttgtgggcttgaaatatttgtaaggcccaacaagtggaaatcaattttaaCTGAGGAGGAAACAACAATGTTGGGGCTTGAACACAGGACCTTCCTGAATTacttgctctgataccatattagACAACTAATTCACCAAAAAGCTTAAGCTAGTGGTTGAAAGcgaatttaattatatatcactaatagTTACTTTCATTTGCGTAAAGATTTTCAGAACAGAACTTGATCTACTTGGAGCAACACTTTTTTTTGTACTCTGCTTAGAATCATTAAGATAGACAAAGGGAGAGATGTTGGACCATTTCCTATATCTGATAGCATTTGAAAATTGTTAATTTGAACGTGGTTTAATCATTCAAAGTAGTTTTTATCCACACTTCCATAAATATTAACCTTTCCTTactcattgtttttcttcttttcattgcAGTCGCATCCCGGTGGCCTGCTTTTCACAAAATTTGGCAGCAATCAAACTGCTCTTCTTGACTTGGCATTTCCGGTAATGATCATTATAGCCTAGTTAGTAACATATAATTGTTCTGTCTTTGCTTTCTACTTTCCATGACTTAGATGCATTCTGTTGAATGTAATCAAGGGTGTTGATTACTTGCGCATTGAAGGAGAAGAGCAGGTTTACTAAAATGTTTCTGATAATTATAAGATCTCACATCATCATAGTTCTCTTGACTCACTGCagtcatttttattttaaaatgattGTATTGTTACGCATGACCTTCAAGAGTGTCCCATGTTTGAGGATTTTCGTATGATTCAAAACTTGCTCGTGCCTGACCCATATTGGTAAAAGGAGTTATCCATTTTGAGCAATAATAAGCTTTAGGTCAATAGTAATCTTGTTAAAAATATTCCCGATAATAAAAACCTTGACTATGCTTCTGTAATTGTCACTATGTAGTTTatgtttttcttataaaaaagaACTGCTGCACTATGATTATGCTGCAATTTATTTGTTTACTTATTTTTTGCATATGCATGATGCTGTTGTATGTTCTTTTGGTTTTCCCAGGATAGTTTTGGAAGACTACATGACAGAGGGAAGGAAGTTCCAAAAgcaacaaaacttcttactaaacTATTTCCAAATAAAGTTACAATCCACATGCCGCAGGTCTATGAGAAAGAACAATTTTGATTTTCATCTCATTTTTTGGATATAAATTTTAAACTGTCCTTTTTTAATGGTAGGATGAGGGCCTTCTTGTATCATGGAAGCACCAGTTAGAACGAGATGCTGAAACTCTTAAAATGAAGGGAAATCTTAACCAATTGCGCGTTGTAAGCATTTTCCTTCACTCATTAAATTTTGGATAAAGACATGCATTGGCCTTGTTGATGTGTGTTTTAAGACTTCAATCTCATGGTCAACATTTTCAAAAGCAGGTTTTGAGTAGGAGTGGAATGGATTGTGAAGGTTTAGAGACTTTATGTATCAAGGATCAAACACTTACGAATGAGAGTGAGTTGTTACTCAATTTTATGAAATCACACCAATTGCTGTTACCATAGTTCATGTACTGAGTGCTACTCTCTCGTCTATTGCAGGTGCGGAGAAGGTAGTTGGATGGGCCTTAAGCCATCACTTAATGCAGAATCTAGAAGCCGATCCTGATTCTAGAGTTCTTTTGTCTAGTGAGAGGTTGCCTATACTTTCTTCCTGCTTCCCTTTTGGATGTACTTCTCTCTGCTACATCTGTCCATCTAATTGCAGTTGTAATTCTGTTTTGCAATTTTTGCAGTATTCAATACGGGATCAGCATCTTACAGGCTATCCAGAATGAATCTAAGAGCTTGAAGAAGTCACTTAAGGTTTCTATTACAAATTCTTGCTGTTGGCTCTCTAGTCAAAATTTATTCTTTTCccatttcatttaatttttaagtCAAGTTTTGACAATAACTCTGTTGGTTAACTATGTTAATACTTTCCATACTCTTTTTGTAAACTTAGGATGTTGTTACAGAGAATGAATTTGAGAAAAGGCTTTTAGCAGACGTTATCCCACCTAGTGATATAGGAGTCACATTTGATGATATTGGAGCTCTTGAAAATGTGAAGGATACTCTAAAGGAATTGGTGATGCTTCCTTTACAAAGGCCCGAACTTTTCTGCAAGGGGCAATTGACTAAGGTATAAgtgaaaagaaatatatatattggttcTTATAATGTCGTTTTAGTTTGATGAAATCAATGGATATCCATCCACAAATTTTCTGCACTCACGTTCTTTTTTCCTTTACCATATGGATTGTAATTTGgtttttctcatcttctttttctttgatgCTCATTTCATTTCATCTCCTTTTTTAATGCAGTTTCTAAAACTTTAACTGACGatttagtttgtaattgtataatTTGTACTAATTAGTTTTAAATGCTAATTTTATATTTAGATAGAAATGAACACCGAGTCAGCTTTAGGTTAAGATTGGAGTTCGGCAACTTTAGGTTCCTTCTTGATTGTAATACTCTACTAATCCTCTAGTTAGTGTTTTTGCTCCTGTAACCACCCAAGACAGAAATGGAGCTGGCCCACAGCTATCATAGTTCTAACTTCTTTTCATCCCTACCTCCTATGTATTTTGCTAATACACATTGTTAAAGTTCTTAGGAACTTTTCATTTGGCTTTTCTAACACCAAGCTGGTATTCTGGAGAGAGACATAattag comes from Cucumis melo cultivar AY chromosome 12, USDA_Cmelo_AY_1.0, whole genome shotgun sequence and encodes:
- the LOC103484405 gene encoding uncharacterized protein LOC103484405 isoform X9, whose product is MVSTRRSGSLSGSNSKRSSSSEDNKPASPKRQKVENGCGSEKSMPAAENSKELCTPPTVDPGEHGPGGGPIAGVDVGEGVSSLKEDAAPAAVAVNTPTAEGTSLVGDKPRSSFSSWSHYAAKQNPNFETTTPWCRLLSQFGQNSNVDIFSSNFTIGSSRGCNFPLKDHTISGTLCKIKHTQREGSAVAVLESTGGKGSVMVNGLAVKKSTNCVLNSGDEVVFGALGNHAYIFQQLMNEVSVKGLDVQSGVGKFLQLGKRTGDPSAVAGASILASLSSLRQDISRWKPPSQTSSKTHQEVRNDKAVDSSTTNRNLHPGSNPDAVIEAGNVKLSGVMEERNQWIGELQPASTSGMSLRCAAFKEDVHAGIVDGRDLEVSFDNFPYYLSENTKNVLIAASFIHLKYKDHSKYTSELNTVNPRILLSGPAGSEIYQEMLAKALANYYGAKLLIFDSHSFLGGLSSKEAELLKDGTNAAKSCSCSKQSTVSTETTKNTDQVTGEEDTPSSSNATLFTPDSQPKMEMDSIPSSSGTAKNNFLKIGDRVRFIGSPSGGIYPTTSPSRGPPNGTRGKVVLTFDNNSSSKIGVKFDKLIPDGVDLGGYCEGGYGYFCNATDLRLENSGVEELDKILIDILFEAVFSESRNCPFILFMKDAEKSLVGNLDSYSTFKSRLEKLPDNVIVIGSHTHTDNRKEKSHPGGLLFTKFGSNQTALLDLAFPDSFGRLHDRGKEVPKATKLLTKLFPNKVTIHMPQDEGLLVSWKHQLERDAETLKMKGNLNQLRVQVLSRSGMDCEGLETLCIKDQTLTNESAEKVVGWALSHHLMQNLEADPDSRVLLSSESIQYGISILQAIQNESKSLKKSLKDVVTENEFEKRLLADVIPPSDIGVTFDDIGALENVKDTLKELVMLPLQRPELFCKGQLTKPCKGILLFGPPGTGKTMLAKAVATEAGANFINISMSSITSKWFGEGEKYVKAVFSLASKIAPSVVFVDEVDSMLGRRENPGEHEAMRKMKNEFMVNWDGLRTKDTERVLVLAATNRPFDLDEAVIRRLPRRLMVNLPDAPNRAKILKVILAKEDLSPEFDFDSVASMTDGYSGSDLKNLCVAAAHRPIKEILEKEKKERAAALADGRPVPALSGSEDIRPLNMDDFKYAHERVCASVSSESVNMTELLQWNELYGEGGSRRKKALSYFM
- the LOC103484405 gene encoding uncharacterized protein LOC103484405 isoform X1: MVSTRRSGSLSGSNSKRSSSSEDNKPASPKRQKVENGCGSEKSMPAAENSKELCTPPTVDPGEHGPGGGPIAGVDVGEGVSSLKEDAAPAAVAVNTPTAEGTSLVGDKPRSSFSSWSHYAAKQNPNFETTTPWCRLLSQFGQNSNVDIFSSNFTIGSSRGCNFPLKDHTISGTLCKIKHTQREGSAVAVLESTGGKGSVMVNGLAVKKSTNCVLNSGDEVVFGALGNHAYIFQQLMNEVSVKGLDVQSGVGKFLQLGKRTGDPSAVAGASILASLSSLRQDISRWKPPSQTSSKTHQGAELPSKSVVHDAMELEIDALEANSNPEVRNDKAVDSSTTNRNLHPGSNPDAVIEAGNVKLSGVNDLIGPLFRMLAQSTSCKLKLSKSICKQVMEERNQWIGELQPASTSGMSLRCAAFKEDVHAGIVDGRDLEVSFDNFPYYLSENTKNVLIAASFIHLKYKDHSKYTSELNTVNPRILLSGPAGSEIYQEMLAKALANYYGAKLLIFDSHSFLGGLSSKEAELLKDGTNAAKSCSCSKQSTVSTETTKNTDQVTGEEDTPSSSNATLFTPDSQPKMEMDSIPSSSGTAKNNFLKIGDRVRFIGSPSGGIYPTTSPSRGPPNGTRGKVVLTFDNNSSSKIGVKFDKLIPDGVDLGGYCEGGYGYFCNATDLRLENSGVEELDKILIDILFEAVFSESRNCPFILFMKDAEKSLVGNLDSYSTFKSRLEKLPDNVIVIGSHTHTDNRKEKSHPGGLLFTKFGSNQTALLDLAFPDSFGRLHDRGKEVPKATKLLTKLFPNKVTIHMPQDEGLLVSWKHQLERDAETLKMKGNLNQLRVQVLSRSGMDCEGLETLCIKDQTLTNESAEKVVGWALSHHLMQNLEADPDSRVLLSSESIQYGISILQAIQNESKSLKKSLKDVVTENEFEKRLLADVIPPSDIGVTFDDIGALENVKDTLKELVMLPLQRPELFCKGQLTKPCKGILLFGPPGTGKTMLAKAVATEAGANFINISMSSITSKWFGEGEKYVKAVFSLASKIAPSVVFVDEVDSMLGRRENPGEHEAMRKMKNEFMVNWDGLRTKDTERVLVLAATNRPFDLDEAVIRRLPRRLMVNLPDAPNRAKILKVILAKEDLSPEFDFDSVASMTDGYSGSDLKNLCVAAAHRPIKEILEKEKKERAAALADGRPVPALSGSEDIRPLNMDDFKYAHERVCASVSSESVNMTELLQWNELYGEGGSRRKKALSYFM
- the LOC103484405 gene encoding uncharacterized protein LOC103484405 isoform X2, whose protein sequence is MVSTRRSGSLSGSNSKRSSSSEDNKPASPKRQKVENGCGSEKSMPAAENSKELCTPPTVDPGEHGPGGGPIAGVDVGEGVSSLKEDAAPAAVAVNTPTAEGTSLVGDKPRSSFSSWSHYAAKQNPNFETTTPWCRLLSQFGQNSNVDIFSSNFTIGSSRGCNFPLKDHTISGTLCKIKHTQREGSAVAVLESTGGKGSVMVNGLAVKKSTNCVLNSGDEVVFGALGNHAYIFQQLMNEVSVKGLDVQSGVGKFLQLGKRTGDPSAVAGASILASLSSLRQDISRWKPPSQTSSKTHQGAELPSKSVVHDAMELEIDALEANSNPEVRNDKAVDSSTTNRNLHPGSNPDAVIEAGNVKLSGVNDLIGPLFRMLAQSTSCKLKLSKSICKQVMEERNQWIGELQPASTSGMSLRCAAFKEDVHAGIVDGRDLEVSFDNFPYYLSENTKNVLIAASFIHLKYKDHSKYTSELNTVNPRILLSGPAGSEIYQEMLAKALANYYGAKLLIFDSHSFLGGLSSKEAELLKDGTNAAKSCSCSKQSTVSTETTKNTDQVTGEEDTPSSSNATLFTPDSQPKMEMDSIPSSSGTAKNNFLKIGDRVRFIGSPSGGIYPTTSPSRGPPNGTRGKVVLTFDNNSSSKIGVKFDKLIPDGVDLGGYCEGGYGYFCNATDLRLENSGVEELDKILIDILFEAVFSESRNCPFILFMKDAEKSLVGNLDSYSTFKSRLEKLPDNVIVIGSHTHTDNRKEKSHPGGLLFTKFGSNQTALLDLAFPDSFGRLHDRGKEVPKATKLLTKLFPNKVTIHMPQDEGLLVSWKHQLERDAETLKMKGNLNQLRVVLSRSGMDCEGLETLCIKDQTLTNESAEKVVGWALSHHLMQNLEADPDSRVLLSSESIQYGISILQAIQNESKSLKKSLKDVVTENEFEKRLLADVIPPSDIGVTFDDIGALENVKDTLKELVMLPLQRPELFCKGQLTKPCKGILLFGPPGTGKTMLAKAVATEAGANFINISMSSITSKWFGEGEKYVKAVFSLASKIAPSVVFVDEVDSMLGRRENPGEHEAMRKMKNEFMVNWDGLRTKDTERVLVLAATNRPFDLDEAVIRRLPRRLMVNLPDAPNRAKILKVILAKEDLSPEFDFDSVASMTDGYSGSDLKNLCVAAAHRPIKEILEKEKKERAAALADGRPVPALSGSEDIRPLNMDDFKYAHERVCASVSSESVNMTELLQWNELYGEGGSRRKKALSYFM
- the LOC103484405 gene encoding uncharacterized protein LOC103484405 isoform X12: MVSTRRSGSLSGSNSKRSSSSEDNKPASPKRQKVENGCGSEKSMPAAENSKELCTPPTVDPGEHGPGGGPIAGVDVGEGVSSLKEDAAPAAVAVNTPTAEGTSLVGDKPRSSFSSWSHYAAKQNPNFETTTPWCRLLSQFGQNSNVDIFSSNFTIGSSRGCNFPLKDHTISGTLCKIKHTQREGSAVAVLESTGGKGSVMVNGLAVKKSTNCVLNSGDEVVFGALGNHAYIFQQLMNEVSVKGLDVQSGVGKFLQLGKRTGDPSAVAGASILASLSSLRQDISRWKPPSQTSSKTHQEVRNDKAVDSSTTNRNLHPGSNPDAVIEVMEERNQWIGELQPASTSGMSLRCAAFKEDVHAGIVDGRDLEVSFDNFPYYLSENTKNVLIAASFIHLKYKDHSKYTSELNTVNPRILLSGPAGSEIYQEMLAKALANYYGAKLLIFDSHSFLGGLSSKEAELLKDGTNAAKSCSCSKQSTVSTETTKNTDQVTGEEDTPSSSNATLFTPDSQPKMEMDSIPSSSGTAKNNFLKIGDRVRFIGSPSGGIYPTTSPSRGPPNGTRGKVVLTFDNNSSSKIGVKFDKLIPDGVDLGGYCEGGYGYFCNATDLRLENSGVEELDKILIDILFEAVFSESRNCPFILFMKDAEKSLVGNLDSYSTFKSRLEKLPDNVIVIGSHTHTDNRKEKSHPGGLLFTKFGSNQTALLDLAFPDSFGRLHDRGKEVPKATKLLTKLFPNKVTIHMPQDEGLLVSWKHQLERDAETLKMKGNLNQLRVQVLSRSGMDCEGLETLCIKDQTLTNESAEKVVGWALSHHLMQNLEADPDSRVLLSSESIQYGISILQAIQNESKSLKKSLKDVVTENEFEKRLLADVIPPSDIGVTFDDIGALENVKDTLKELVMLPLQRPELFCKGQLTKPCKGILLFGPPGTGKTMLAKAVATEAGANFINISMSSITSKWFGEGEKYVKAVFSLASKIAPSVVFVDEVDSMLGRRENPGEHEAMRKMKNEFMVNWDGLRTKDTERVLVLAATNRPFDLDEAVIRRLPRRLMVNLPDAPNRAKILKVILAKEDLSPEFDFDSVASMTDGYSGSDLKNLCVAAAHRPIKEILEKEKKERAAALADGRPVPALSGSEDIRPLNMDDFKYAHERVCASVSSESVNMTELLQWNELYGEGGSRRKKALSYFM